The Pseudoalteromonas rubra DNA segment TATGTACTCAGCCGCCTCAAAGCTTTCTTTATTCGCATATTCACTGTTCATCCTTGATGCCACATTTCCATGTGTATTATTATTTCTTACGGAGTAGAGGATTGTAAAAATTAAAAAGTAAAGTCTTTGTTGAAATGATAAAAGCTCAATAACTCCAGAGAAATCACCATTATCCAGTTTGACCTTATTACCATTTAGCATGCGCTTCAAGCTATCTGCTAAACTACGTGTTAAAGCTATGGATTTTTCCTCATCAGAGTTTGCAATATTGAGTTGCACAGTCACTTTATCGCTACCAATACCAACATCACATATATCTCGATACTTCTCACCATATGTTTTCTCAATTACACCGTGAATTTCTGGGAATTTATTTTTAAATGTTTTATAGGAAGAAAGCGCGTAAATTTCAGATACACTGCCATTTGATTTAGGGTCCATTATTGCCATCCCCTTCAAAATATAGCTTGCAACAAATCTGTATGTTTTATCTGGGATTTTTCCTATATAAAAGCCCACCAAACTCTCGATGGTATGTTCATCTTCAATTACCACATTTGCATCATTAGCTATATGCTCAATAACCTTTTCCAGACTTTTTGTATCTGTCAACTGCTTGCAATTTGGATTACCAAACACCTGCTTTAAGTAATAACTGTTATATGAATTATTGATAGCCTTCCACAACGAAGTAAATGCAATATCAGGGCGTTCCGGCAAAGAATAATATGCGTCGATTACGTGTGATTTAGCGACATACGGCAAGTTATCTGCATCCCATCGCTCACTAAAAATTGGGCTTAGAGATTTCAGCCTGGAGTAATCTATATTTAAGTTCCCTTGAATAAGACGCATGTGCTCTTCTTTAGAGTAGTTTTCTATTAAATTTATTGTTGATTGGTTGTGCATCAATAATTCCTGATTATATCATTGTGTATTCACGAGAACGCTGAACTAAGCCAGTAATCAAAACAGTCAAAAACATCCTCCCTAAACACTTATCACTATAAATAACAAAAAGTTACCATTATTGTGCGCGTTACTCAAGCCAAGTCAGTTCTATTGTGAACCTTCTAGAACCTCCTATGGACATCCACATAAGCTTATGCACTGCCTATGGACAAGTTCAATTTGGAACTGCGTAGTGCAACATTTGAGTGATATTTTCGGGTAACGCCCTTCCCCGGACACCCAACCTAAAGTGCACTATACTGGTGAGTATTAGAATGATGTAGCTGGGTATCTGTGCAACGTGAGATACGTTCGAGAATTGTGGGTTGAATTTTATTACATTTCTAGAAAAACCATTGCTCTTACCATGAAACCGATGGAAGTATAAAAATGAAAATAATAAACACAACGCTTTTTATTCTACTTAGCATGGCTTTGGCTGGCTGCCAGACAACCAGCAAAAAACAGAATGCAAAGCGAGCTAAAGCAATTGAGCTAATTAGTGGTAGCCTTGTCAGAATTCCGTCTGGTGATTTTTTGATGGGATGTAGTTTAGACGACACACAGTGCACAGAAGAAGAAACCCCGGTACACAGTCGAAAAATCCCCAGTTTCAATTTAATGAAACATGAAGTAACTTGGGAGATGTATTTACCCTGCATTGAAGCAGGTATATGCCAAGACAATCGAATCAAAAGGTTAGAATACCCATTAAACCATCCAGTTACTATCGTAAGGTGGAATGACATTGTCTATCAATTTATTCCCTGGCTAAATGAGAGCCAAAAATCACGTTTCCGCCTTCCAACAGAAGCAGAATGGGAATACGCGTCTCGGAGTGGCACAACGACTATATACAGTTGGGGCAATACGCCAGATGGTAAATATGCCAATGGAAGTAACAAACAAGGCTGGCCTGAAGATAGATATTCAAATATTAGCCCTGTAATGTCATATATATCTAATCAATTTGGCTTATACGACATGCAAGGAAATGTTTTTGAATGGGTGCAAGATTGCTGGAATGAAAGAGAGTATGAATACAAGCCCACAACGGAAAAAGCCAATGAAGCTAGAGGCGAGAAATATAATCATTCAGGAATTTGTAAGCGAAGGCTGGTGCGAGGAGGCTCTATGTGGCAACATCCAAAATATTTGCGCTCATCATCCAGATACCGACTTTTCGCAAATTCAGGGTTTATAGATGTTGGATTTAGGTTAGTCAAAGACTAAAAGAGGGGCTGGTGCGTGACTGCAGTGGTCGCATCTAAAACAGCATCAATACACCAAGCTGCTAGAGGTATAGACATCTAACAGAATTATTCATTATCTATCAAGTTAGCACAATACATGCCTGCATAAATCATAACTTTGATTAAAAGACACGGCCAAGCTTTAAGCCTACCTCATATTCTAAGCTACCCTTTTGAGGTGGCGATTTTATCGTCCCTTCGGAGTAAATTTCTAGCGCAGTAGTACCAAAGTTATCCTTTGCTGTCAGATGACTTCCTGAATCTATCAGGTAAATAGCCATATCAAATTGACCTAGCATTAGGGATTGCATCAATGGAGTCAAACCAGTTTCAGTCGTTACATTGATTTCTGCACCGCTCTTAACTAGTAACTTCAATGAAGCCAGTTTCCCAGGAGAAATCACCCTAAATATTAGCCTTTTACCTAAATTCATTAGTTGTATATTTGGATCACCATCGTATGCTAACAGCAACTCAAGTGGCTCTGTTGATAAGCAGAATGGTGAGTGCGCCATCGCCGATCCATGACCGTCAATATATATATTGGGATCAGCCCCCTCCTCCAACAGAGGTTGCGCAGCGGAAATATCACATTCCTTAATTGCATTCACGAGCTCCAAATTTATATCTCTTTGTTCATCACTGATAAAATTCAAAGTAAGTACTGTAAGTATTATCGCCACCAGTAATATTTTTAATTTATTCAAAATAGCTTTGCTTCTTAAAGCTGTATAAAATTTCAATTATCTCGCCTATTTTGTGTGTTTTACCAGGCCTATTAGTACGCCGATCTGGGTGATGCCAGCAATAAATGAGGTTGCAAAAGCGTGATGTAATCTCAGCCTACAGCGAGTGGCACCGGGTTAAAACCAAGAACCCATTTAGGTAAAACCAATCTATGACGCCAATTATTTAGTACTTTTAAACACATAATTTCCATGTATATCTTTTTTATTATGAAAAAATGACTGATATGGATAAAGTCTATTTTTTACATAAACAGCGAAGCAAAACAACACTACATTGAAGCTTACCGCTACTGATATTACAAAAGGGTTCTGTTCAAAAATCGCCAAATCATCAAGTACCCCCTTGAACAAGAAAAAACACAAAAGATAAAACCCACCAATATGACCTTTATATATAGTAAAAACCACTATTGAAGGAATGATTAACCCCAATACACTGTAAAACAAAACCTCACTCAATGAACTGG contains these protein-coding regions:
- a CDS encoding formylglycine-generating enzyme family protein — encoded protein: MKIINTTLFILLSMALAGCQTTSKKQNAKRAKAIELISGSLVRIPSGDFLMGCSLDDTQCTEEETPVHSRKIPSFNLMKHEVTWEMYLPCIEAGICQDNRIKRLEYPLNHPVTIVRWNDIVYQFIPWLNESQKSRFRLPTEAEWEYASRSGTTTIYSWGNTPDGKYANGSNKQGWPEDRYSNISPVMSYISNQFGLYDMQGNVFEWVQDCWNEREYEYKPTTEKANEARGEKYNHSGICKRRLVRGGSMWQHPKYLRSSSRYRLFANSGFIDVGFRLVKD
- a CDS encoding ankyrin repeat domain-containing protein, with the translated sequence MKFYTALRSKAILNKLKILLVAIILTVLTLNFISDEQRDINLELVNAIKECDISAAQPLLEEGADPNIYIDGHGSAMAHSPFCLSTEPLELLLAYDGDPNIQLMNLGKRLIFRVISPGKLASLKLLVKSGAEINVTTETGLTPLMQSLMLGQFDMAIYLIDSGSHLTAKDNFGTTALEIYSEGTIKSPPQKGSLEYEVGLKLGRVF